One Prunus dulcis chromosome 8, ALMONDv2, whole genome shotgun sequence DNA window includes the following coding sequences:
- the LOC117636675 gene encoding probable cinnamyl alcohol dehydrogenase 1, which yields MGSLEVERTTTGWAARDSSGILSPYTYTLRNTGPEDVYVKVLSCGICHSDLHQVKNDLGMSNYPMVPGHEVVGEVLEVGSDVTKFRVGDVVGVGLLVGCCRSCNPCKTDNEQYCNKKIWSYNDTYSDGKPTQGGFAGELVADQKFVVKIPDGMAWEQAAPLLCAGVTVYSPLKHFGLNVSGLRGGILGLGGVGHMGVKIAKAMGHHVTVISSSDRKKEEALEHVGADEFLVSSDATKMQEAADSLDYIIDTVPVVHPLEPYLSLLRLDGKLILMGVIGAPLQFVSPMVMLGRKTITGSFVGSMKETEEMLEFCKEKGLTSMIEVVKMDYVNTAFERLEKNDVRYRFVVDVAGSNLNP from the exons atGGGTAGCCTTGAAGTGGAGAGAACAACAACAGGATGGGCTGCAAGAGACTCCTCTGGAATTCTCTCACCCTACACCTACACTCTTAG GAACACTGGTCCAGAAGATGTTTATGTCAAAGTCCTAAGCTGTGGGATTTGCCACTCTGATCTTCACCAGGTCAAAAATGACCTTGGCATGTCAAACTATCCAATGGTTCCCGG GCATGAGGTGGTTGGTGAGGTGTTGGAGGTGGGATCAGATGTGACCAAGTTCAGAGTAGGAGATGTGGTTGGAGTTGGCCTCCTTGTGGGTTGCTGCCGAAGCTGCAACCCATGCAAAACAGACAACGAGCAATACTGCAACAAGAAAATCTGGTCTTACAATGACACTTACTCCGATGGCAAACCCACCCAAGGGGGTTTCGCTGGTGAACTGGTCGCTGATCAAAA GTTTGTGGTGAAGATACCGGACGGCATGGCCTGGGAACAGGCTGCGCCCCTACTATGCGCCGGCGTGACGGTGTACAGCCCGCTGAAGCACTTCGGTCTAAATGTGAGCGGATTAAGAGGAGGAATATTAGGGCTTGGGGGTGTAGGACACATGGGGGTGAAGATAGCAAAGGCCATGGGGCACCATGTGACTGTGATAAGTTCTTCAGACAGGAAAAAAGAGGAGGCTTTGGAGCATGTTGGGGCAGATGAGTTCTTGGTCAGCTCAGATGCCACTAAAATGCAGGAGGCTGCAGACTCATTGGATTACATCATTGACACAGTGCCTGTCGTCCACCCACTTGAGCCCTACCTCTCTCTGTTGAGGCTTGATGGAAAATTAATCTTGATGGGTGTTATTGGTGCCCCTTTACAATTTGTCTCCCCCATGGTCATGCTTG GGAGGAAAACAATCACAGGGAGCTTTGTGGGGAGCATGAAGGAAACAGAGGAGATGCTTGAGTTTTGCAAAGAGAAAGGATTGACATCAATGATTGAAGTGGTTAAGATGGATTATGTCAACACAGCCTTTGAGAGGTTGGAGAAGAATGATGTTAGGTACAGGTTCGTTGTGGATGTGGCCGGCAGCAATCTTAATCCATAG
- the LOC117637204 gene encoding reticulon-like protein B11, with amino-acid sequence MGESVPPRRISVHQVLGGGHVADVLLWKKWSGGVLLLTSTASSWFLFERAGYNLLSFVANVLLLLVVILFLWAKSASLLNRPLPPLPDMEISEASVMKAADALHAWINRVLSIARDIAIGRNWKLFLQVAFCLWLVSYIGSFFNFLTLVYIGVVLSLSVPVVYDKYQGHIDEKLLVANRAIQTQYRKIDDSILKKIPLRSNKEKKVQ; translated from the exons ATGGGAGAATCTGTCCCTCCTCGTCGCATTTCCGTTCATCAAGTTCTCGGCGGTGGCCatg TTGCTGATGTGCTGCTGTGGAAGAAATGGAGTGGAGGAGTTTTACTGCTAACCTCTACAGCATCCTCGTGGTTCCTATTTGAACGAGCTGGTTACAACCTCTTGTCCTTTGTGGCCAATGTTCTACTGCTTCTTGTGGTCATCCTCTTCCTATGGGCCAAATCTGCTTCCCTTCTCAACAG ACCTTTGCCGCCTCTCCCTGATATGGAAATCTCTGAGGCCTCTGTCATGAAGGCTGCTGATGCACTGCATGCTTGGATTAATCGTGTTCTCTCTATTGCACGAGACATTGCTATTGGCCGAAATTGGAAACTCTTTCTTCAG GTTGCTTTTTGCTTGTGGCTAGTATCTTACATCGGAAGCTTCTTCAACTTCCTCACTCTTGTCTACATTG GGGTTGTTCTTAGTCTTTCAGTGCCAGTAGTGTATGATAAGTATCAGGGCCACATTGATGAGAAGCTTCTTGTAGCAAATAGAGCAATACAAACACAGTACAGGAAAATTGATGATAGCATCTTAAAGAAAATTCCATTGCGATCAAACAAGGAGAAGAAGGTGCAGTAG
- the LOC117637362 gene encoding PRKR-interacting protein 1: MSSGGPKDGDLQLVAAPERKLALPPKPPTTASSTALVEYTPPVFKEEEEDLEIKLRRILENVPVRVSNTSGSSAGSGSGDFHQYRQMRRKEQDRLARMEVDYQRRKEEAEFIMRREERLKSAEERTAKKRLKRQKKKQRKKEKKIKTSSGGEENHKGETTDEDEENSDDQTEQAFDKL; the protein is encoded by the exons ATGTCGTCGGGCGGACCCAAAGACGGGGACTTGCAACTGGTGGCGGCGCCTGAAAGGAAATTAGCGCTACCGCCAAAGCCACCGACAACGGCCAGCTCGACGGCGCTTGTGGAGTATACGCCGCCGGTGTtcaaggaggaggaagaggaccTTGAGATCAAGCTCCGGAGGATTCTCGAAAATGTCCCCGTCCGCGTCAGCAACACCTCAGGTAGCTCCGCCGGGTCGGGCTCCGGCGACTTTCATCAG TATCGGCAGATGAGACGGAAAGAGCAAGACAGACTTGCTAGGATGGAAGTGGACTatcaaagaaggaaagaagaggCCGAGTTCATTATGAGAAGGGAGGAAAGATTAAAATCAGCAGAAGAGCGGACAGCAAAGAAGCGATTGAAAcgtcaaaagaaaaagcaaaggaaaaaggagaagaagattaaAACGAGTTCAGGTGGCGAAGAGAATCATAAAGGAGAGACCACggatgaggatgaggagaACTCTGATGATCAAACTGAACAAGCTTTTGATAAGCTATAA
- the LOC117637318 gene encoding RNA pseudouridine synthase 4, mitochondrial isoform X3: MVGPILLRRPPPSSAARLCISAFHNWRSYATTETFHEDREKRGEKWFTLPPFTATINGSALGKELSRNRSYGRDVITSTTSTTTTALKWVTRCCPELPRSLVQKLFRLRQVRRESCDMECSGEGVEALERPLKRVAAKDSMNVGDRIHLPISVQEFPNDKQELPNDKKECHCSEEEVTFIRSLELYKDPAIIVINKPPGMPVQGGIGIKRSLDELAAACLSYDFSEPPRLVVVDNGKSDRITIVNNSQTLPSQHAITKYKVIGSPCPGYTWLELTPLTGRKHQLRVHCAEVLRTPIVGDYKYGWQTHRNWKPLAWSNNECHSDEEFPKRKNLPFDLNMESGSVSEKNPRLHLHCKQMVLPNVNLALQNVKLHSDSDLSELESLELVAPLPSFMQRSWNITNS, translated from the exons ATGGTGGGCCCTATACTCCTCCGCCGGCCACCACCGTCCTCCGCGGCGAGGCTCTGCATCTCAGCCTTCCACAACTGGCGATCTTACGCCACCACTGAAACATTTCACGAAGACAGAGAAAAGCGCGGCGAAAAATGGTTCACTTTACCTCCGTTTACTGCCACCATAAACGGCAGCGCTTTGGGAAAGGAGCTCTCTCGCAATCGTTCATACGGCAGAGATGTAATtacctccaccacctccaccactaCCACGGCGCTTAAATGGGTTACTCGGTGCTGCCCCGAGCTTCCTAGAAGCCTCGTTCAGAAGCTTTTTCGCCTAAGACAG GTTCGAAGAGAATCTTGTGACATGGAGTGTTCTGGTGAAGGTGTTGAGGCACTTGAGCGCCCACTTAAAAGG GTGGCGGCTAAAGACTCAATGAATGTAGGAGATCGAATACATCTTCCTATTTCTGTGCAAGAGTTCCCCAATGATAAACAAGAGTTGCCCAATGATAAAAAGGAGTGCCATTGTAGTGAAGAAGAAGTCACCTTTATCCGTAGCCTTGAGTTGTATAAG GATCCAGCCATTATTGTCATCAACAAACCCCCTGGAATGCCTGTTCAG GGTGGAATTGGCATCAAAAGAAGTTTAGATGAACTGGCTGCCGCATGTTTAAGTTATGACTTCTCAGAACCCCCTCGGCTG GTGGTAGTGGACAATGGTAAATCAGATCGAATCACAATTGTGAACAATTCACAAACTTTGCCCTCTCAGCATGCCATTACAAAGTACAAAGTAATTGGATCACCATGTCCTG GTTACACATGGTTAGAGCTAACCCCTCTTACTGGCCGAAAGCATCAA CTGCGTGTACACTGTGCAGAGGTTCTGCGAACACCAATAGTTGGAGACTACAAGTATGGGTGGCAAACTCATAGGAACTGGAAACCGTTAGCTTGGTCTAATAATGAATGTCATTCAGATGAGGAGTTTCCCAAGAGAAAAAACCTCCCTTTTGATCTCAATATGGAAAGCGGAAGCGTCTCTGAAAAGAATCCCCGCCTGCATCTTCATTGTAAGCAAATGGTTTTGCCTAATGTGAATCTGGCTTTGCAAAATGTGAAACTGCATTCGGATAGTGATCTTTCAGAATTAGAAAGCCTAGAATTGGTTGCTCCTCTGCCTTCGTTCATGCAAAGAAGTTGGAATATTACAAATTCTTAA
- the LOC117637318 gene encoding RNA pseudouridine synthase 4, mitochondrial isoform X1, producing the protein MVGPILLRRPPPSSAARLCISAFHNWRSYATTETFHEDREKRGEKWFTLPPFTATINGSALGKELSRNRSYGRDVITSTTSTTTTALKWVTRCCPELPRSLVQKLFRLRQVRRESCDMECSGEGVEALERPLKRVAAKDSMNVGDRIHLPISVQEFPNDKQELPNDKKECHCSEEEVTFIRSLELYKDPAIIVINKPPGMPVQGGIGIKRSLDELAAACLSYDFSEPPRLVHRLDRDSSGILVMGRTQTSATVLHSIFREKTFGASNDEIDDAKRILQRRYWALVIGSPRQRKGLISAPLGKVVVDNGKSDRITIVNNSQTLPSQHAITKYKVIGSPCPGYTWLELTPLTGRKHQLRVHCAEVLRTPIVGDYKYGWQTHRNWKPLAWSNNECHSDEEFPKRKNLPFDLNMESGSVSEKNPRLHLHCKQMVLPNVNLALQNVKLHSDSDLSELESLELVAPLPSFMQRSWNITNS; encoded by the exons ATGGTGGGCCCTATACTCCTCCGCCGGCCACCACCGTCCTCCGCGGCGAGGCTCTGCATCTCAGCCTTCCACAACTGGCGATCTTACGCCACCACTGAAACATTTCACGAAGACAGAGAAAAGCGCGGCGAAAAATGGTTCACTTTACCTCCGTTTACTGCCACCATAAACGGCAGCGCTTTGGGAAAGGAGCTCTCTCGCAATCGTTCATACGGCAGAGATGTAATtacctccaccacctccaccactaCCACGGCGCTTAAATGGGTTACTCGGTGCTGCCCCGAGCTTCCTAGAAGCCTCGTTCAGAAGCTTTTTCGCCTAAGACAG GTTCGAAGAGAATCTTGTGACATGGAGTGTTCTGGTGAAGGTGTTGAGGCACTTGAGCGCCCACTTAAAAGG GTGGCGGCTAAAGACTCAATGAATGTAGGAGATCGAATACATCTTCCTATTTCTGTGCAAGAGTTCCCCAATGATAAACAAGAGTTGCCCAATGATAAAAAGGAGTGCCATTGTAGTGAAGAAGAAGTCACCTTTATCCGTAGCCTTGAGTTGTATAAG GATCCAGCCATTATTGTCATCAACAAACCCCCTGGAATGCCTGTTCAG GGTGGAATTGGCATCAAAAGAAGTTTAGATGAACTGGCTGCCGCATGTTTAAGTTATGACTTCTCAGAACCCCCTCGGCTG GTACACAGACTTGACAGAGATAGTAGTGGTATCCTGGTGATGGGAAGGACACAAACAAGTGCGACAGTTTTGCATTCCATCTTCCGCGAGAAAACTTTTGGAGCATCAAATGAT GAAATTGATGATGCAAAAAGAATTCTGCAAAGAAGGTATTGGGCACTTGTCATTGGATCTCCCAGACAACGAAAGGGTTTAATCTCAGCACCTTTGGGAAAG GTGGTAGTGGACAATGGTAAATCAGATCGAATCACAATTGTGAACAATTCACAAACTTTGCCCTCTCAGCATGCCATTACAAAGTACAAAGTAATTGGATCACCATGTCCTG GTTACACATGGTTAGAGCTAACCCCTCTTACTGGCCGAAAGCATCAA CTGCGTGTACACTGTGCAGAGGTTCTGCGAACACCAATAGTTGGAGACTACAAGTATGGGTGGCAAACTCATAGGAACTGGAAACCGTTAGCTTGGTCTAATAATGAATGTCATTCAGATGAGGAGTTTCCCAAGAGAAAAAACCTCCCTTTTGATCTCAATATGGAAAGCGGAAGCGTCTCTGAAAAGAATCCCCGCCTGCATCTTCATTGTAAGCAAATGGTTTTGCCTAATGTGAATCTGGCTTTGCAAAATGTGAAACTGCATTCGGATAGTGATCTTTCAGAATTAGAAAGCCTAGAATTGGTTGCTCCTCTGCCTTCGTTCATGCAAAGAAGTTGGAATATTACAAATTCTTAA
- the LOC117637318 gene encoding RNA pseudouridine synthase 4, mitochondrial isoform X2: protein MVGPILLRRPPPSSAARLCISAFHNWRSYATTETFHEDREKRGEKWFTLPPFTATINGSALGKELSRNRSYGRDVITSTTSTTTTALKWVTRCCPELPRSLVQKLFRLRQVRRESCDMECSGEGVEALERPLKRVAAKDSMNVGDRIHLPISVQEFPNDKQELPNDKKECHCSEEEVTFIRSLELYKDPAIIVINKPPGMPVQGGIGIKRSLDELAAACLSYDFSEPPRLVHRLDRDSSGILVMGRTQTSATVLHSIFREKTFGASNDVVVDNGKSDRITIVNNSQTLPSQHAITKYKVIGSPCPGYTWLELTPLTGRKHQLRVHCAEVLRTPIVGDYKYGWQTHRNWKPLAWSNNECHSDEEFPKRKNLPFDLNMESGSVSEKNPRLHLHCKQMVLPNVNLALQNVKLHSDSDLSELESLELVAPLPSFMQRSWNITNS, encoded by the exons ATGGTGGGCCCTATACTCCTCCGCCGGCCACCACCGTCCTCCGCGGCGAGGCTCTGCATCTCAGCCTTCCACAACTGGCGATCTTACGCCACCACTGAAACATTTCACGAAGACAGAGAAAAGCGCGGCGAAAAATGGTTCACTTTACCTCCGTTTACTGCCACCATAAACGGCAGCGCTTTGGGAAAGGAGCTCTCTCGCAATCGTTCATACGGCAGAGATGTAATtacctccaccacctccaccactaCCACGGCGCTTAAATGGGTTACTCGGTGCTGCCCCGAGCTTCCTAGAAGCCTCGTTCAGAAGCTTTTTCGCCTAAGACAG GTTCGAAGAGAATCTTGTGACATGGAGTGTTCTGGTGAAGGTGTTGAGGCACTTGAGCGCCCACTTAAAAGG GTGGCGGCTAAAGACTCAATGAATGTAGGAGATCGAATACATCTTCCTATTTCTGTGCAAGAGTTCCCCAATGATAAACAAGAGTTGCCCAATGATAAAAAGGAGTGCCATTGTAGTGAAGAAGAAGTCACCTTTATCCGTAGCCTTGAGTTGTATAAG GATCCAGCCATTATTGTCATCAACAAACCCCCTGGAATGCCTGTTCAG GGTGGAATTGGCATCAAAAGAAGTTTAGATGAACTGGCTGCCGCATGTTTAAGTTATGACTTCTCAGAACCCCCTCGGCTG GTACACAGACTTGACAGAGATAGTAGTGGTATCCTGGTGATGGGAAGGACACAAACAAGTGCGACAGTTTTGCATTCCATCTTCCGCGAGAAAACTTTTGGAGCATCAAATGAT GTGGTAGTGGACAATGGTAAATCAGATCGAATCACAATTGTGAACAATTCACAAACTTTGCCCTCTCAGCATGCCATTACAAAGTACAAAGTAATTGGATCACCATGTCCTG GTTACACATGGTTAGAGCTAACCCCTCTTACTGGCCGAAAGCATCAA CTGCGTGTACACTGTGCAGAGGTTCTGCGAACACCAATAGTTGGAGACTACAAGTATGGGTGGCAAACTCATAGGAACTGGAAACCGTTAGCTTGGTCTAATAATGAATGTCATTCAGATGAGGAGTTTCCCAAGAGAAAAAACCTCCCTTTTGATCTCAATATGGAAAGCGGAAGCGTCTCTGAAAAGAATCCCCGCCTGCATCTTCATTGTAAGCAAATGGTTTTGCCTAATGTGAATCTGGCTTTGCAAAATGTGAAACTGCATTCGGATAGTGATCTTTCAGAATTAGAAAGCCTAGAATTGGTTGCTCCTCTGCCTTCGTTCATGCAAAGAAGTTGGAATATTACAAATTCTTAA